The following coding sequences are from one Kallotenue papyrolyticum window:
- a CDS encoding stage II sporulation protein M, translating to MFADEFIQRKRADWERLEALLARAQSARLQHMSAADVYELGRLYRQATSDLAVARRDFPQHRVTLFLNNLVARAHAAIYRDDSTSWQRIRHFVLETYPRTWRTMLPFTLAAWALFLVPALIAFVVALRDPTQAELLFPGAEALAEAIRQREEWWQSINTWRSGSAALIAGNNILVTLQAFAGGMLFGLLTIYAMIVNGLMLGVVAGLSAHYGFSERLWGFVAAHAAIELSVIWFAGGAGLSLPWAILRPGLLTRGAALRQAAQRAGIMILGCIPLLLIAGSIEAFISPSNLPVWLKYGVSLASGVALYSYLWGVGRDPKPPSTTP from the coding sequence ATGTTTGCCGACGAGTTCATTCAGCGCAAACGCGCCGACTGGGAACGCCTGGAAGCCCTGCTGGCGCGGGCACAGTCGGCCCGCCTGCAACACATGAGCGCCGCCGACGTTTACGAACTGGGCCGGCTCTACCGCCAGGCCACCTCGGATCTGGCCGTGGCGCGGCGCGACTTTCCGCAACACCGGGTCACGCTATTTTTGAATAACCTAGTCGCGCGCGCGCATGCCGCCATCTACCGCGACGACAGCACCTCCTGGCAGCGCATCCGTCACTTCGTGCTGGAGACCTACCCGCGCACCTGGCGCACCATGCTGCCCTTCACGCTGGCGGCCTGGGCGCTGTTTCTGGTGCCGGCGCTGATCGCCTTTGTGGTCGCCCTGCGCGATCCGACGCAGGCCGAGCTGCTCTTCCCGGGTGCCGAGGCGCTGGCCGAGGCTATCCGCCAGCGCGAGGAGTGGTGGCAATCGATCAACACCTGGCGCAGCGGCAGCGCGGCGCTGATCGCCGGCAACAACATTCTGGTGACGCTCCAGGCCTTTGCCGGCGGTATGCTCTTCGGCCTGCTGACGATCTATGCCATGATCGTCAACGGGCTGATGCTGGGGGTGGTAGCCGGGCTGAGCGCGCACTACGGCTTCAGCGAACGGCTGTGGGGCTTTGTCGCAGCGCACGCCGCCATTGAGCTGAGCGTGATCTGGTTCGCGGGCGGCGCCGGTCTGTCCCTGCCCTGGGCGATTCTGCGGCCGGGCCTGCTGACGCGCGGCGCAGCGCTGCGCCAGGCAGCCCAACGCGCAGGGATCATGATCCTGGGCTGCATTCCGTTGCTGCTGATCGCCGGCAGCATCGAAGCCTTTATCTCGCCCTCCAACCTACCGGTGTGGCTCAAATATGGCGTGTCACTGGCCAGCGGCGTCGCGCTCTACAGCTACCTGTGGGGCGTAGGCCGCGACCCCAAGCCGCCGAGCACCACGCCATAA